Proteins from one Chaetodon auriga isolate fChaAug3 chromosome 19, fChaAug3.hap1, whole genome shotgun sequence genomic window:
- the ankra2 gene encoding ankyrin repeat family A protein 2, with translation MDNDTVSASDGTADCPLVSEDMEGICVMPDLGAIKTEQSTGDDPGTQNVAMGIKFILPNRFDMNVCSRFVKSLNEEDSKNIQDQVNSDLEVASVLFKAECNIQTSPSPGIQVRHVYTPSTTKHFSPIKQSTTLTNKHRGNEVSSTPLLVHSLSIHQLAAQGEMVFLASRIEQETVINLQDEEGFTPLMWAAAHGQIAVVEFLLQNGADPNLLAKGRESALSLACSKGYTDIVKMLIDCGVDVNEYDWNGGAPLLYAVHGNHVRCVEILLESGADPTIESDSGFNAMDMAVAMGHRNVQQVMEAHLLKLLMGIRE, from the exons ATGGACAACGATACCGTGTCAGCCTCAGATGGGACAGCAGACTGCCCCCTGGTTTCTGAGGACATGGAGGGGATCTGTGTAATGCCGGATTTGGGTGCGATCAAGACTGAGCAGTCGACGGGAGATGACCCGGGCACCCAAAATGTGGCCATGGGCATCAAATTCATCCTGCCCAACCGCTTTGACATGAACGTTTGCTCCAGATTTGTCAAGTCGCTCAACGAGGAGGATAGCAAGAACATCCAGGACCAGGTCAACTCTGATCTGGAGGTggcttctgttttatttaaag CTGAGTGCAATATCCAGACCTCACCTTCCCCGGGTATACAGGTGCGCCATGTTTACACGCCATCCACCACCAAACACTTCTCCCCCATTAAACAGTCCACCACACTCACCAACAAACACCGCGGCAACGAGGTTTCTTCCACGCCTCTTTTGGTGCATT CTTTGTCCATTCATCAGCTGGCAGCTCAAGGTGAAATGGTGTTTCTTGCCAGCAGGATTGAACAAG AGACAGTGATCAATCTGCAAGATGAGGAAGGCTTTACTCCGCTGATGTGGGCGGCTGCACACGGACAAATCGCGGTCGTCGAGTTTCTGCTCCAGAAC GGTGCTGACCCCAACCTCCTGGCCAAAGGGAGGGAAAGTGCGTTGTCCTTGGCCTGCAGTAAGGGATATACTGACATCGTGAAGATGCTCATTGACTGCGGCGTGGATGTCAATGAATATGACTGG AACGGAGGAGCCCCTCTGCTGTACGCTGTCCACGGGAACCACGTGCGCTGTGTGGAAATCTTGTTAG AGAGCGGTGCTGATCCTACCATTGAGTCAGATTCTGGATTCAATGCGATGGACATGGCTGTGGCTATGGGCCACCGGAATG ttcaACAGGTGATGGAGGCACACTTACTGAAGTTACTGATGGGAATCAGAGAATGA
- the btf3 gene encoding transcription factor BTF3, protein MKETIMNQEKLAKLQAQVRIGGKGSARRKKKVVHRTATADDKKLQFSLKKLGVNNISGIEEVNMFTNQGTVIHFNNPKVQASLAANTFTITGHAETKQLTEMLPGILNQLGADSLTSLRRLAEALPKQAADGKAPIATVEEEDDDVPDLVENFDEASKDEAN, encoded by the exons ATGAAAGAAACAATTATGAATCAAGAAAAACTCGCTAAGCTACAGGCACAAGTCCGCATCGGCGGAAAG GGTAGCGCTCGCAGAAAGAAGAAGGTTGTACACAGAACAGCGACCGCAGATGACAAGAAGCTCCAGTTCTCCTTAAAGAAACTTGGTGTCAACAATATCTCTGGTATCGAAGAG GTCAACATGTTTACAAATCAAGGAACAGTCATCCACTTCAACAACCCCAAAGTGCAGGCCTCCCTCGCGGCCAACACCTTCACCATCACCGGCCACGCCGAGACCAAGCAGCTGACCGAGATGCTGCCGGGTATCCTGAACCAGCTGGGAGCCGACAGCCTGACGAGCCTCAGGAGACTCGCCGAGGCCCTGCCCAAACAGG CTGCGGATGGAAAAGCGCCGATCGcaacagtagaagaagaagatgacgACGTTCCAG atCTGGTGGAGAATTTTGACGAGGCGTCCAAGGATGAGGCTAACTAG